One Mycolicibacterium sarraceniae genomic window carries:
- a CDS encoding tyrosine-type recombinase/integrase codes for MEADRFSVRKVRHRDKSQSFWIFTPDLEVHRPSLTVLCRYQRSTQQTYAYSLADHLNWLLANGKSVDTVTLDDLRRYMNGLTGQLDGVYGAAWRKPTQRPLGASAAGNVASIVKAFYLALAVSHNINAKLVEALTSHHTARQGATRWNGEANPLAPKKAARRPRFLPDEQVQALFAPGVLTTARDVMIVTWLHDAGIRVGGLCGLRFCDLHLTHHHRCQRTDPHIHIVGRDDNPNGARAKTRAPVNLADDGTVLDGVIRAVSPDMISTFHAYLLDEFHPMQHLVDHEQVLVHVLGKTPGAALTTAGVRKMLGRACTRAGMQARVTPHGFRHKAAATFYAETDFNAEMVAQEFGWASPQMVTDLYGKSANQHAMKYLQRAWDATARPPTESYLVPVASKDTP; via the coding sequence ATGGAGGCTGATCGGTTTTCTGTTCGCAAGGTCCGGCACCGGGACAAGAGTCAGTCCTTTTGGATCTTCACCCCCGATCTGGAGGTGCACCGGCCCTCACTGACCGTCTTGTGCCGGTACCAGAGGTCCACTCAGCAGACCTACGCCTACAGTCTGGCCGATCATTTGAACTGGTTGCTGGCCAATGGCAAATCGGTCGACACGGTCACTCTTGACGATTTGCGGCGCTACATGAACGGCCTGACCGGTCAACTCGACGGCGTCTACGGCGCAGCGTGGCGAAAACCGACCCAGAGGCCGCTGGGTGCCTCGGCCGCGGGGAACGTAGCTTCGATCGTCAAAGCCTTCTATCTGGCGCTGGCCGTGTCGCACAACATCAACGCCAAACTGGTGGAGGCACTCACGTCCCATCACACTGCACGACAAGGCGCGACACGGTGGAACGGTGAAGCCAATCCCCTTGCACCGAAGAAAGCGGCTCGCCGACCCCGCTTTCTGCCAGATGAACAGGTACAAGCTCTGTTTGCGCCAGGGGTACTGACAACGGCGCGTGACGTCATGATCGTCACCTGGCTCCACGACGCAGGTATCAGGGTGGGCGGCCTGTGCGGGCTACGGTTCTGCGACTTGCACCTCACCCATCACCATCGATGCCAGCGCACCGATCCGCACATTCACATCGTCGGTCGCGATGACAACCCCAATGGTGCCCGCGCGAAGACTCGTGCACCGGTCAACCTCGCCGATGACGGGACCGTTCTGGACGGGGTCATCCGTGCAGTGAGCCCGGACATGATCAGCACGTTCCACGCCTACCTACTCGACGAGTTCCATCCGATGCAGCACCTGGTGGACCACGAGCAGGTCCTCGTGCATGTCCTGGGGAAAACCCCGGGCGCGGCGTTGACCACTGCCGGGGTGCGCAAGATGCTTGGCCGAGCGTGCACGAGGGCCGGGATGCAGGCGCGGGTCACCCCGCACGGATTCCGGCACAAAGCTGCAGCGACGTTCTACGCCGAAACTGACTTCAACGCCGAGATGGTCGCTCAAGAGTTCGGCTGGGCAAGCCCGCAGATGGTCACCGATCTCTACGGCAAGTCCGCCAACCAGCATGCGATGAAATATCTGCAGCGGGCCTGGGATGCCACGGCACGACCACCGACCGAAAGCTACCTCGTGCCGGTAGCCTCGAAAGACACTCCATGA
- the metE gene encoding 5-methyltetrahydropteroyltriglutamate--homocysteine S-methyltransferase: protein MSPTVTPFTATTLGSPRIGPRRELKRAIEGYWSGRIDKADLESVAADLRRQGWAELTAAGLDSIPVNTFSYYDQMLDTAVLLGALPARYAVVDDELDRYFAAARGTAEVAPLEMTKWFDTNYHYIVPEIGPDTVFRLNPAKVLNELQQAQDAGVPARPVIIGPLTFLALSKAVDGASSPTERLDDVVPLYVELLTVLADAGARWVQIDEPILVTDTLDDGPALAEQVYTTLGEVTERPAIFVASYFGALGQALPALARTPVEAIGVDLVYGSDPAIGTVSELADKILVAGVVDGRNVWRTDVRTALDTLDSLRNSAASIAVSTSCSTLHVPYSLTPETHADDALRSWLAFGSEKIIEVAALSAALRDGRDRVASAIGEADAAAASRRSDPRLHNDDVRTRLSSILASGASRGPAADRRTSQDARLNLPALPTTTIGSYPQTVEIRKARAAWVAGEIDQTEYTNRMKAEVESVIRLQERLGLDVLVHGEPERNDMVQYFAEQLDGFFATTNGWVQSYGTRCVRPPILYGDVARPAPMTVEWATYAQSLTGKPVKGMLTGPVTILAWSFVRDDQPLADSANQVALAIRDETVDLEAAGIAIIQVDEPALRELLPLRRKDKDAYLDWAVSAFRLSTSGVADSTQIHTHLCYSEFGEVIGAIAALDADVTSVEAARSHMEIVGDLTAAGFANSIGPGVYDIHSPRVPDTSEIVEGLRAALQAVGPDRLWVNPDCGLKTRKTDEVEAALRNMVDAATQVRADA, encoded by the coding sequence GTGTCTCCTACCGTTACACCCTTCACCGCAACCACATTGGGATCCCCACGGATCGGGCCTCGTCGCGAACTCAAACGCGCGATCGAGGGCTACTGGTCGGGTCGCATCGATAAGGCCGATCTGGAGTCGGTCGCCGCTGACCTGCGTAGGCAAGGTTGGGCAGAACTCACCGCCGCTGGCCTCGACTCGATTCCAGTCAACACCTTCTCCTATTACGACCAGATGCTCGATACCGCGGTCCTGCTGGGCGCATTACCGGCCCGGTATGCCGTCGTCGACGACGAGCTGGATCGCTACTTCGCGGCCGCCCGTGGCACCGCAGAGGTGGCGCCGCTGGAAATGACCAAATGGTTCGACACGAACTACCACTACATCGTCCCCGAAATCGGCCCCGACACCGTCTTCAGGCTGAACCCGGCAAAAGTCCTCAACGAACTCCAGCAAGCTCAGGACGCAGGTGTACCGGCACGCCCGGTCATCATCGGACCGCTGACGTTCCTTGCGCTGAGCAAGGCAGTCGACGGAGCTTCGTCGCCGACCGAGCGCCTCGACGACGTGGTGCCGCTCTATGTCGAGCTACTCACTGTGCTGGCCGATGCCGGTGCTCGATGGGTGCAGATCGACGAACCCATTCTGGTCACCGACACCCTGGACGACGGGCCCGCACTGGCCGAACAGGTCTACACGACACTGGGCGAAGTTACCGAGCGTCCGGCAATCTTCGTCGCGTCGTATTTCGGCGCCCTCGGCCAAGCGCTGCCGGCACTGGCCCGGACCCCGGTCGAGGCGATCGGGGTCGACCTGGTCTACGGCTCGGATCCCGCCATCGGCACAGTGAGCGAACTGGCCGACAAGATCCTCGTCGCCGGCGTAGTGGACGGCCGCAACGTGTGGCGAACAGATGTGCGCACAGCGTTGGACACCCTTGACTCGCTGCGCAATTCAGCTGCATCGATCGCGGTGTCGACATCGTGCTCGACGCTGCACGTGCCCTACTCGCTGACGCCGGAAACCCACGCCGACGACGCCTTGCGCAGCTGGCTGGCCTTCGGGTCGGAGAAGATCATCGAGGTCGCGGCCCTTTCCGCAGCGCTGCGAGATGGCCGTGACCGAGTCGCCTCGGCCATCGGTGAGGCCGACGCCGCAGCAGCCTCCCGCAGGTCTGATCCCCGCCTACACAACGATGACGTCCGCACACGGCTGTCGTCGATCCTGGCGTCGGGTGCCAGCCGTGGGCCCGCGGCTGACCGGCGCACGAGTCAGGACGCGCGGCTGAACCTGCCCGCGCTGCCGACCACGACCATCGGGTCGTATCCGCAGACCGTCGAGATTCGTAAGGCCCGTGCGGCCTGGGTTGCCGGTGAGATCGACCAGACCGAGTACACCAACCGCATGAAGGCCGAGGTCGAGTCGGTGATCCGGCTGCAGGAGCGGCTCGGCCTGGACGTGTTGGTGCATGGCGAGCCGGAACGCAACGACATGGTTCAGTACTTCGCCGAGCAGCTCGACGGGTTCTTCGCGACAACGAATGGCTGGGTGCAGTCCTACGGGACCCGGTGCGTGCGGCCACCGATCCTCTACGGCGACGTGGCCCGCCCGGCACCGATGACGGTCGAGTGGGCCACCTACGCCCAATCTCTGACCGGCAAGCCGGTCAAAGGCATGCTGACCGGTCCGGTGACCATCCTGGCGTGGTCGTTCGTCCGCGACGATCAGCCGCTGGCCGATTCCGCCAATCAGGTGGCACTGGCGATCCGGGATGAGACGGTGGATCTGGAAGCCGCCGGCATCGCCATCATCCAGGTCGACGAACCCGCATTGCGTGAGCTTCTTCCGTTGCGACGCAAGGACAAAGACGCCTACCTGGACTGGGCAGTGTCTGCGTTCCGCCTGTCGACGTCAGGAGTCGCCGACTCCACCCAGATCCACACGCATCTGTGCTACTCGGAATTCGGTGAGGTGATCGGAGCGATCGCCGCCCTGGATGCCGACGTGACCTCGGTGGAAGCCGCCCGCTCACACATGGAGATCGTCGGCGACCTGACAGCCGCGGGATTCGCCAACAGCATCGGACCCGGTGTCTACGACATCCACTCGCCTCGGGTGCCGGACACCAGCGAGATCGTCGAGGGCCTACGTGCCGCGCTGCAAGCCGTCGGCCCGGATCGGTTGTGGGTCAACCCAGACTGCGGTCTGAAAACCCGCAAGACCGATGAGGTCGAAGCCGCGCTGCGCAACATGGTCGACGCCGCCACGCAAGTCCGCGCCGACGCCTGA